A window of Nocardiopsis sp. Huas11 genomic DNA:
ACGCGTACAGCTCCTCGGAGGGCTCGGCTCCCAGGAACGGGGTGACGGCGCCCTCCCCCAGCCCCGCCCGATCGCTGCGCTCCAGGTCGGTGACGGGCGCGAGGGCGACCACCGAGTTCACCGGGGTCTCCCCCGTGAAACCGGCGTTGAGCAGGGCCAGGTGCCCGCCGGCGGAGTGGCCGACGGCGACCACGCGCCCGACGTCGAACCGGTCCGGTTCGCCGGCGACGATGTCGCCGATCGACTCCAGCGCGTCGCCCACGTCGTCGAGGGTCTGCGGCCAGCCGCCGCCGTCCGCGCCGGTGCGCCGGTACTCCACGTTCCACACCGCCCATCCGGCCTCGGACAGGTCGCGGGCCAGGGGGTCCATGAGGCGGGCGTCGTGCTGGTCGCGCCACCATCCGCCGTGCAGCAGGACCGCGACGGGCGCGGGCCCGCCGCCGCGCTCCCGCACCGGCCAGCGGTGCGTGATCTGGCTGGGGTGGTCGCCGTAGGACTCGATGGTCGGCACGGGGGCTCCTCGCGATCGGAACGTCGTCGGGTCAGTGTCCCCCGCCCGGGCGCCAGCGCAGGTGCCGGGTCCCGGTCCCGGTCCGACCCTCCAGCAGCTCCAGCCTCGGACGGGGGCCGTCCGTGCGTCCGGTGGGCGGCTTGCGGCTGCCCGCCCGGAACGGCGTCGGCCAGGTGGCCCCCGGCCCCGTGTAGCCCTGCTCGGCCGCGGCGTGCAGGGTCCAGTGCGGGTCGTACAGGTGCGGGCGGGCGAGCGCGCACAGGTCGGCGCGGCCGGCCAGGACGGTGGAGTTGACGTCATCGTAGGACGCGATCGCCCCGACCGCGATCACGGGCACTCCCGCCTCCCCGCGGATCCGCTCCGCGAACGGCACCTGGTAGCTGCGCCCGAAGGCGGGCCGTTCGTCGGGGGTGACCTGTCCGGTGGAGACGTCGATGGCGTCGGCCCCGGCTCGGGCGAACGCGCGGGCGATGGCCACGGCATCCTCCGCCGTGGTGCCCTCCTCGACCCAGTCGGTCGCGGAGATGCGCACCGTGAGCGCCTTGTGTCCGGGCCAGGCCTCGCGCACCGCGGACAGGACCTCCAGCGGGTAGCGCAGCCGCCCCCGCAGGTCGCCGCCGTACCGGTCGCTCCGGTGGTTGGTGACCGGCGACAGGAAGCTGGAGAGCAGGTAGCCGTGGGCGCAGTGCAGTTCGAGGAGATCGAACCCCGCCCGGTCGGCGGCCCGCGCGGCGGCGGTGAAGTCATCGCGGATCGCCGCCATGGCCGCGGCGTCGAGCTCGCGCGGGACCTGGTTCACCCCGGGCCGGTACGGCAGCGGCGAGGGGGCCACGACGGGCCAGTTGTCCTCGGCCAGGGGCTGATCGATGCCCTCCCACATCACCCGGGTGGAGCCCTTGCGCCCGGAGTGGCCGAGCTGGATCCCGATCCGGGCCTGGGAGTGCTCGTGCACGAAGTCGGTGACGCGGCGCCAGGCGGTCTCGTGCTCGGGGCGGTACATGCCGGTGCAGCCGGGGGTGATGCGTCCTTCGGCCGACACGCACACCATCTCGGTCATGACCAGGCCCGCCCCTCCCAGCGCCTTGCCGCCCAGGTGGACCAGGTGGAAGTCCTGCGGGGTGCCGTCCACGGCCGAGTACATGTCCATGGCCGAGACCACGACGCGGTTGACGAGTGCGGTCGGCCCCAGCCGGAAGGGGTGGAACATGGGGGGCCGCCGTTCGGCGGTCGGCGGGCTCGCACCCGGCCCGGTCCCGGCCCCGAAGGCGTCCGACGCGGTGTCGCCACCGCCCGCGACCTGGCCCGCGAACCAGTCGTCGACGCGGGCGACGAACTCGGGGTCGCGCAGGCGCAGGTTGTCATAGGTGACCCGGCGGCTGCGGGTGAGCAGGTTGAACGCGAACTGGACGGGTTCCTGGCCCACGTGGCGATCGATGTCCTCGAACCACTCCAGGCTGGCCTGGGCGGCCCTTTGCGTGCTGGCCACCACCGGGGCGCGCTCGTCCTCGTAGGCGGCCAGGGCGGCGGCGACGGTGTCGTGCTCGTGCACACAGGCGGCCAGGGCCAGGGCGTCCTCCATGGCGAGTTTGGTGCCCGAGCCGATGGAGAAGTGCGCGGTGTGGGCGGCGTCGCCCAGCAGCACGGTGTTGCCGTGCCGCCAGGTGGCGTTGCGCACGGTGGTGAAGCTCTGCCAGCGCGAGTGGTTGGGCCGCAGGCGGTGCCCGTCCAGGACGTCGGCGAAGAGCTTCTCGCAGCGGGCGACGCTCTCGGTGTCACTCGCTCCCGGCGCCGGGTCCTGTTCGGCGGCGAGGTCGGCGAACCCGGCCGCGCGCCACACGTCCTCGTGCATCTCCACCAGGAAGGTGCTGGTGTCCGTGGCGTAGGGGTAGCAGTGCAGCTGCATCACGCCGTGCGGGGTCTCCAGGACGTGGAACTTGAAGGCGTCGAAGACCAGGTCGGTGCCCAGCCACATGAACCGGTTGCGGCGACGGTCGAGGGTGGTGCCGAACGCGTCGGCGTGCGCGGCGCGGGTCGCGCTGTTGGCGCCGTCGGCTGCCACGACGAGGTCGTGGGTGCGGGCCAGCTCGGCGGCGGGCGGGGCCGCGGTCCGGGTGCGCACTTCGACGCCGAGCGCGCCGCAGCGGGCGCGCAGGATCTGCAGGAGGCGGCGGCGCCCGATCGCGGCGAACCCGTGGCCGCCGGAGGTGACGACGTCGCCCCGGTAGTGGATGTCGATGTCGTCCCACCGGGCGAACTCGGCGGAGAGCGCGGCGTACACGTGCGGGTCGGCGTGCTCGATGCCGCCGAGGGTCTCGTCGGACAGCACCACGCCGAAGCCGAACGTGTCGTCGGGCGCGTTGCGCTCGTACACGGTGATCTCATGCGCGGGGCCGAGCCGCTTGGCCAGTGCCGCGAAGTAGAGGCCGCCGGGGCCGCCTCCGACGCATGCGATGCGCATGCCGCCCGCCTTTCTGCTGGAGTGCCGTTCCTGCTCGTGCTCGCGGCCCGGCCCGGTCCGTGTCCGATCCGCGTCCGATCCGCGTCCGCCTCGGGCCGGAACCGGCTCAGGGCGCCTCGCGGAGCTTGAAGCGCTGGAGCTTGCCGGTGGCCGTGCGCGGCAGCGCGGCCAGGAACTCGATGGAGCGCGGGGTCTTGTAGGGGCTGATCCTCGCGCGCACGTGCTCCTTGAGCCGGGTCGCGGTGTCGTCTCCGGGTGCGGTGCCCTCGCGCAGGACCACGTAGGCGCGCGCGATCTGTCCGCGCTCGGGGTCGGTCACGCCCACGACGGCGGTCTCCTCCACCTCCGGTGCGGTGAGCAGGGCCTCCTCCACCTCCGCCGGGGAGATGTTGTAGCCGGCGGAGACGATCATGTCGTCGCTGCGCGCCCGGTACCACAGGTAGCCGTCCTCGTCGCGGACGTAGGTGTCACCGGTGTAGTTCCACCCGTGCCGGACGTAGGTGGTCTGGCGCTCGTCGGCGAGGTAGCGGCAGCCGATCGGGCCCCGGATCGCCAGGTGGCCGGGCTCTCCGTCGGGCACGGGCCGGCCGTGGTCGTCCAGGACGGCGGCGGTGAACCCGGGGACCGGCACGCCGGTCGACCCGGGGCGCAGGCGGTCGTCGGAGGAGGAGACGAAGATGTGCAGCATCTCGGTGGCCCCGATGCCGTCGAGCATGCGCACCCCGGTCGCCTCGTACCAGGCCTGCCAGGTGGCGGCGGGCAGGTGTTCCCCGGCCGAGACGCACCGGCGCAGGCCGGACAGGTCGTGGCCGTCCAGGCGCGCGAGCATGGCCCGATAGGCGGTGGGCGCGGTGAACACGATGGTGGCGCCGCGTTCGGAGACCGCGTCCAGGAGGGCTTCGGGACGGGGGCGCTCCAGCAGGACGGAGGAGGCGCCCGCGCGCAGGGGGAAGACGAGCAGGCCGCCGAGGCCGAACGTGAACCCGAAGGGCGGGCTGCCGGTGAAGACGTCGTCGGGGGTGGGGCGGAGCACCCGCGCGGAGTAGGTGTCGGCGATCATCAGGACGTCGCGGTGGAAGTGCACGCAGCCCTTGGGCGCTCCGGTGGTGCCGGAGGTGTAGGCGATCATGCAGGCGTCGTCGGCGGCGACGCGGACCGCGGTGAAGGGGGCGGGGTGGCGCTGGGCGCGGACGGTGAGGTCGTCGGTGCCCGCGCCCCCGTAGGCCAGGACCGTGGGCGCGGCGCCCGGCTCGTCGGCGACGTCGGCGCACGCGGCGGACAGGTCCTCCAGGAAGCGGGCGTCGCACAGGGCGTGGGTGACGCGGGCGGCGCGCAGGACGGTGGCCAGCTCGGTGGCGCGCAGGACGGGCAGGACGGTGACCACCACGCCGCCGGCCTTGAGGACGGCGAGCCAGCAGGCGGCGGTCCACGGGGAGTTGGGGCCGCGCAGCAGGACGCGCCGGCCGGGGACCAGACCGGTCTCCTCGACCAGGACGTGCGCGATCCTGTCGACGCGGTCGCGCAGTTCGCCGTAGGTCCAGGACTCGTCCTCGCCGGTCAGGCACGCGCGTTGCGCGCCGTGGGCGGCGATGGTGCCGTCCAGGAGCTCCTCGGCGCAGTTGAGGCGGTCGGGATAGGACGGGCCGTGGTCGAACGAGAGCACGGGCCACTGGTCCGGCGGCGGCAGGTGGTCGCGGGTGAAGGTGTCGACGTGGCCGGTGGGTGACAGGGACGACATGGATGCCTCCGGTCGGAACCTGGTGCGGGGCTGCGAGTGTCGGGCGGGCGGTGACGACGGGTGCCGCGCCGGGCGCGCGGCCTACGCGGCGGACGGCTCCGGCCGGAGGCCCCGGTTCAGGAGTGCCGGTTCAGGAGTGCCGGGCCAGAGGTGTCGGGCTAGAAGTGCCGGGCGATGATCTGGCGCTGCACCTCCGATGCGCCTTCGTAGACGCGGGGTGCGCGGACCTCGCGGTAGAGGTGTTCGAGCAGGTGGCCGCGTTCCAGCGCACGGGCTCCGTGCAGCTGGACGGCGGCGTCCACGACGTACTGGGCGGTCTCGGTGGCGAAGAGCTTGGCCATGGCCGAGCGGACGGTGACGGCGTCGCCCCCCGAGTCGTACTCCTGCGCGGCGGAGTAGACCAGCAGGCGGGCGGCCTCGGTGCGCGTGGCCATCTCGGCCAGGGTGTGGGAGACCGTCTGGAGCCGGTCCAGGGGGCCGCCGAAGGCGTGGCGGTCACGGGTGTGCGCGCGGGCGGCGGCCAGCGCGGCGTCGGCCATGCCCACGGCGAACGCGCCGACGCTGGGGCGGAAGAGGTCGAGGGTGCGCATGGCGACGGGAAAGCCCTGGTCGGGGCTGCCGATGACGTCGTCGGGGCCGACGGGGACACCGTCCAGAACCAGGTGGCCCAAGGCGTGCGGGGAGAGCATCTCCAGCGGCGTGCCGGACAGGCCGGGGCGGTCGGCGGGCACGAGGAAGGCGGTCACGCCCCGAGACCGGGTATCCGGGGTGGTGCGGGCGAAGACCGTGTAGAAGTCGGCGTCGGGCGCGTTGGAGATCCAGGTCTTCTCGCCGTGCAGGCGCCAGCCGTCCCCGTGGGGGCTGGCCGCCAGCGCGAGGGCGGCGGCGTCGGATCCGGCGCCGGGCTCGGTGAGGGCGAAGGCGGCCACGGCCGTGCCGGAGGCCGCCGCGGGGATCCACCGCCGGCGCTGCTCGTCGGTGCCGGACTGCAGGATCGGATAGGTGCCCAGGCCCTGCAGGGCCAGCGCGGTCTCCGCGTGGGTGTCGACGCGGGCCAACCGTTCGCGGAGCAGGCAGATCCGGGTGGCGGGGGCCTCCCGCGGGGGGCCGTCGGCGCCCGCGGCCCCGGGGAAGAGCGCCGAGAGCAGGCCCGCCCCGGCCAGCCGGCGCAGCAGGCCGCGGTCGACCCGGCCCGGCGGCGCCTGCGGGCTCCCGGAGGACGCGAGTTCGGCGGCGCGCACCTCCACCCACTCGGCGAACGCGCGATCGGCGTCGGTCAGGGAGAACCCCATGGGCGACCTCGACTCTCGTAGTGATCCATCCCACAGTCCAGAATCTACAGGATGCATGACGGCCGTCAAGAGAGCGACATGACTTGTCGACCGTGCCCACGCGCCCCACCCCCGGCGCGGGACACCCCGGAGAGCGCCGGAGCGACCGCGCTATCGTGTGCCCGTGACGTCAAACAGCGAACAGGCACCTCCGGCCGCGACCGGGGACACCGAGAGGGTCAACCGCCGCCCGCGCTCGCTGATCGTCTCGTTCTTCGGCACCTACGCCCGCGATATCGGCGGTTGGATCAGCGTCGCCGACCTCATCGCCCTCATGGCCGAGCTCGGCGTCGACGCGCCCTCGGTCCGCTCGGCGGTCTCCCGGCTCAAAAGGCGGGGCCTATTGGTCCCCGAACGCCTCGGCGGTGTGGCCGGGTACCGGCTCTCCGACGAGGGGCGGCGCATCCTCGCCGAGGGCGACCGCCGGATCTTCGGCCACCAGGTGGCCAGGGTCGGCGACGGCTGGGTGCTCGTGGTCTTCTCCGTGCCCGAGTCCGAGCGCCGCCGCCGCCACGCGCTGCGCTCACGGCTGACCAGGCTCGGGTTCGGCACGACCGCCGCCGGGGTGTGGATCGCGCCCGCGCACATGACCGACCAGGCGCGCCAGGCCCTGCGCGACCTGGGCATGGACGGCTACGCGGACCTCTTCCACGCCGCCCACCTGGACTTTCGGGATCTGGGCGAGGCGGTGGCCCACTGGTGGGACCTACCCGCCCTCCAGGCGATGTACCAGGAGTTCCTGTCCGAGCACGAGCCCGTGCTGGGCGCCTGGCGCCGCGCCGGAGCGGCCGGGCCCCACGGAGCGTCCGACCCGCGGGCGGCGGCCTTCGCCGACCACCTGCGGACCGTCGACGCCTGGCGGCGGATGCCCTACCTGGACCCGGGCCTGCCGCCGGAGCTGCTGCCCGGCCCGTGGGCGGGCAGCCGGGCCTCACGCGTGTTCTTCGACCTGCACGCCCGGCTGCGCGAGCCCGGCCTGGCGCACGTGCGCTCCGTGGTCAGTCGGGGATGACGGCCAGGCCGACGAGCTCGACCAGCGCCTCGGGGTCGTACAGGTCCGTCACTCCGAACAGGGCCATCGCCGGGTAGTGGCGCCCCAGATGGCGCCGGTAGACCCGACCGAGCTCCCCGGCCGCGACCCGGTAGCCGGGGACGTCGGTGGTGTAGACGGTGAGGCTGACGAGGTGCTCGGGGGCGGCGCCCGCGGCCCGCACCGCGGTCACCACGTTGGCCAGCGCGAGGTCGAACTGATCGGTGAGCCCCGCGGCGGCCACACGGCCGTCCGCCCCGGAGCCGATCTGCCCGGCCAGGTGGACCAGCGTGCCCGGCGCCGTGACCACGGCGTGCGAGAAGCCCACCGGGGGCCCGAGTTCGGGCGGGTTGATGAGGGTGTGCGGGGTCGGCAGCATGGGATTGGGCGGGAGTTCCTCCGGCGGGAGGGGACGCGGTTCCGGTTCCATCATCGGCCCTTCCATTCAGGTCGGCGCTTGCCGGTGAAGGCGGCGTGGAACTCGGCGTAGTCGGCGCTCTTCATCAGCAGTGCCTGGGTCATGGCCTCCAGCTCGATCGACCCGGACAGGTTCATGTCCAGCTCGCGGGAGAGCAGTGCCTTGGTCTGGGCGTAGCCGAACGCGGGCCCGCCCGCCAGCCGCTCGGCCAGGGCGGCGACCGCGGAGTCCAGGGCCTCGTCGTCGACGAGTTCGCTCACCAGACCACAGCGGTCGGCCTCCTCGGCCCCGATGGTGTCGCCCAGCATCAGCAGCCTGGTGGCGTGGCCGAGCCCGACCACACGCGGCAGCAGGTAGGCGGCGCCCATGTCGGCGCCGGAGAGCCCCACCTTGGTGAAGAGGAACGCGAACCGCGCCGACCGGGCCACCACGCGGAAGTCGGCGGCCAGGGCGAGCACCGACCCGGCGCCGGCCGCGACGCCGTGCACGCCCGCGATCACCGGGACCGGGCACTCGCGCATGGCCTTGACCACCTCGCCGGTCATCCGGGTGAAGGCCAGCAGGTCGTCGGGTTCCATCCCCAGGGTCGCGCCGATGATCTCGTCGACGTCGCCGCCGGAGCAGAACCCGCGTCCCCTCCCCCGCAGGACCAGGACCCGGGTGTCGCCGCGGTGCGGGAGTTCGAGCAGCAGGTCGCGCAGGTCCGCGTAGGCCTCGAAGGTCAGGGCGTTGAGCTTGTCGGGGCGGTCGAGTGTCACCGTCGCCACACCGTCGGCGCGGTGGAGGTCGAAGTGGTCCCAGCGGTCGGTCAGGGGTACGGACCCCCGGAACGGGCTCACGAGTGGATGCCTCCTCCGTCGATGGTCAGGGTCTGACCGTTGACCGCCCGCGCCGCGGGGCTCACGAAGTAGGCGACGGCCGCGGCCACCTCCTCCGGCTCGACGAGACGGCCCAGGGGCGAGGCGGCGGCCAGGGCGGCCTCGGCCTGCTCCGCGTCGCGCCCGGTGCGCTCGACGATGTGGGCCACCGAGCGGTCGGTCATGGGGCTGCGGACGAACGTGGGGCACACGGCGTTGCTGGTGACACCGGTGCCGGACACCTCGGCCGCCACGGCACGGGCCAGCCCCAGCATGGCGTGCTTGGAGGCGGTGTAGGCGGCGGTGTAGCGGGCGCCGACCAGCGCGGCGGTGGAGGCGATGAACACCACCCGGCCGTGGTCGCGTTCGACCATGCCGTCGAGCAGGGTGCGGGTGAGCAGGAAGGCGGAGGTCGCGTTGACGCGGATCTGGTCCTCCCACAGCTCCAGCCCGGTCCCGCGCAGGGGCGCCGTCCGCGCGGTCCCGGCGTTGTTGACCAGGACCGAGACGGGTTCGAGCCGCTCGGCGACGGAGACCACCTGCTGTTCGTCGCGCAGATCGCACACCTGGGTGCGCACGGCCAGACGGTAGGCGCCGGCCTCCCGTTCCAGGGCGGCCAGGCGTGCGGAGTCGCGCCCGAGGGCCACGACCTCGTACCCCTCGGAAGCGAGCGCGATCACGATCGCCCGTCCGATACCGCCGGATCCTCCCGAGACCACGACACGCCGCACGGAGTCAGCCATGTGTGGACTGTATCACTCGGCCATGACCGTCGTCATGGTTCCAACATAGAAGCATGCGGCTCCCCCACCCTCCTCCTCGGCCCCTCGTCCGGTTCCTTCCCCCGGGCCGCGGCCGACCATGCCGACGTGTTCCCGAAGACCGGTCCAGGCGTCCCGCAACCCCTCGGCCACGACCCCCGGACACACGACAGCGCCGACGGTGTGGGGCCCGTCGGCGCTGCTTCGATGTTCGTGTTCGCCCGGTTGTGGGGACCGGGGCCCGGTTGTGGGGACCGGACACGCGTCACTGTCCCTAGAAGGCGGGACCGGCCTCCATCGCCTCGTCGACGGTCTCGGAGCGCGCCTCCTCGACCTCGCCCTGCAGTTCGTCCTCGTGCTCGGCGAACTCCTCGGTGACGGCGGCGGCCAGGGCGCGCAGGGCGACCTCCTCGGTGAGGATCTCGCCGCGCACGCGGTTGGCGTCGCCGACCTGGGCGGTGGGCTCGTTGCCGGAGGTGACCAGGTCGCCGCCGACGATGTTGTTGTCGAGGTAGGCGCCGCCGGTGATGTCGCTGACGGTCAGGTCACCGTCCACGTAGTTGACCGACGCGCAGAAGTCCGCCTGCTCTCCCGCGCCGACCGCGACCGGACCGGTGCCGGCGGTGAACGTGGCGTTGCCGATCACCTCGCTGTCGCACAGGATGCCGCCGCTGGTGGCACCGGTGACCGTGAGGTCGCCGCGCACGACGGAGTCGTAGAAGTCGGCGAACTCCACGCCCTCGGCGGTGACCGCTCCGCCCACGCGCGAGCCGCTCACGTAGACCGTGCCGGTGGAGGCGTTGACGGTGCGGACGCTGGAGTCGACGACGTAGGCGAAGCCGTCGTTGTCGGCCCCGTCGACGGGGACCGTGCGCAGGGCGGCGCCGGCGGAGCTGTCCTCCAGGTAGGTGCCGTAGGAGCCGCGGTTGACGACCCGGTCGCCGATCGAGCTCTCCGAGGCGTCGAAGTAGCCGTCCTTGCGGACGATCACCTCACCCTCGATCTCACCGCCGATGATGTGCAGGTTGGCGCCCTGGCGGACGGTCACGTCGCCCTGGACGACGGTGCCGTCCAGAAGGCAGCTCTCGCCCGCGGGGACCGCCAGGTCGGTGGGCAGGGTGATCGCACCTCCGTGTCCCGAGCACAGGGTGACCAGGTCGGCGTGGGCCGGAGTAGCCATCAGGGTGGATCCGCCGACGGCGATGGCCGCCACGGCCACGGTCGCGGCCTTGTTCCGGAGATTCATGCGAGGGGGTTCCTCTCGTGGTGACTGCGGGGGACAGGCGCTCCTCGGGAACCGAGAGCGGGGAGAGCACCGTGACACCTCAGCGAAGCTACCGACTCGTGATCGCTTTGGGAATCCTCTTTGGACGAATATCCGCTTCCGTCCAGGTTTCCGGCACGAGAATGATCCGCGTGCCCAATCGAGTTCGGACCGCGCGAATGCACGGTGCGGGCGTCGGACGTGCGAAAGGCCGCCCGGAACTCCGGGCGGCCTCGCGGGGCGGCGCCGTGCGCACGGCCGCGGACGTGCGCCACCGGCGGCGGGCACGGGCGGCGGGCGTGGGCGGCTACTTCAGGTGGCCGTCCCCGGTGACCACGTACTTCGTGGAGGTCATCTCGATGAGCCCCATCGGTCCGCGGGCGTGCAGCTTCTGGGTGGAGATGCCGATCTCCGCTCCGAAGCCGAACTCGCCACCGTCGGTGAAGCGCGTGGAGGCGTTGACCATGACCGCGGCGGAGTCCACCCGGGAGACGAAGTAGCGGGACTCCCGCAGCGAGTCGGTGACGATGGCCTCGGTGTGCTGGGTGGAGTACCGCCGGATGTGCGCGAGCGCGTCGTCGATGGTGGGCACCACGCGCACGGCCAGGTCCATGGACAGGTACTCGGTGGCCCAGTCCTCCTCGGTGGCCTCGACCACGGTCGCCGGGGAGCCGTGGACGGCGGCGACCGACCGGACGCGGTCGTCGCCGTGCACCGTCACCCCGGCCTCGGCCAGGGAGGCCAGCACGCGGGGCAGGAAGGCCTCGGCCACGTCGGCGTGGACCAGCAGGGTCTCGGCGGAGTTGCACACCGAGCAGCGCTGGGCCTTGGAGTTGGTGGCGATGGCCACGGCCTTGTCGAGGTCGGCGTCGGCGTCCACGTAGACGTGGCACAGCCCCTCGCCGGTCTCGATGACCGGGACGGTGGAGTCGCGCACGACCGACTGGATGAGCGTCTTGCCGCCGCGCGGGATGAGCACGTCGACCAGTCCGCGGGCCCGCATCAGGGCCGTGGCGGACTCACGGGCGCGGCCGGGCACCAGCTGGACGGCGTCGACCGGGACGCCGGTGCCCTCCAGGGCCTCCCGCAGGACCGCCACGATCGCGCTGTTGGAGGCGTAGGCGGAGGAGGAGCCGCGCAGGAGCACCGCGTTGCCGCTCTTGAGGCACAGGGCCGCGGCGTCCACGGTGACGTTGGGCCGGCCCTCGTAGATGATGCCGATCACGCCGAGCGGCACCCGGATCTGGCGCAGGTCCAGGCCGTTGGGCAGCACGCCGCCGCGCACCGACTCGCCCACCGGGTCCGGGAGCTCGACGATCTCGCGCACGGCGTCGGCGATGGCCTCCACGCGCTGCGGGGTGAGGGTGAGCCGGTCGATCATCGCCGGCGTGGTGCCCTCCGCCCTGGCCCGCTCGACGTCCTCGGCGTTGGCGGCGGTGATCTCGTCGGCGCGCTTGACGAGGTTGTCGGCGACGGCCAGCAGTGCGGCGTCCTTCACGGCCCGGCTGAGCGGCGCCAGGTCGGCCGCCGCGTCCTTGGCACGGGCGGCGACCGCGTGGACCTCGCGCTCGATGTCACTCATGGCGTTCTCTCCGTGTCTT
This region includes:
- a CDS encoding enoyl-CoA hydratase family protein; the encoded protein is MSPFRGSVPLTDRWDHFDLHRADGVATVTLDRPDKLNALTFEAYADLRDLLLELPHRGDTRVLVLRGRGRGFCSGGDVDEIIGATLGMEPDDLLAFTRMTGEVVKAMRECPVPVIAGVHGVAAGAGSVLALAADFRVVARSARFAFLFTKVGLSGADMGAAYLLPRVVGLGHATRLLMLGDTIGAEEADRCGLVSELVDDEALDSAVAALAERLAGGPAFGYAQTKALLSRELDMNLSGSIELEAMTQALLMKSADYAEFHAAFTGKRRPEWKGR
- a CDS encoding S9 family peptidase — encoded protein: MPTIESYGDHPSQITHRWPVRERGGGPAPVAVLLHGGWWRDQHDARLMDPLARDLSEAGWAVWNVEYRRTGADGGGWPQTLDDVGDALESIGDIVAGEPDRFDVGRVVAVGHSAGGHLALLNAGFTGETPVNSVVALAPVTDLERSDRAGLGEGAVTPFLGAEPSEELYAFSSPLRSVPVGVPQLVVHGDADQRVPVEHSRDYVAAARAAGDSVTYHEVAGADHFAVIDPAHAAWRGVRAHLAG
- a CDS encoding SDR family NAD(P)-dependent oxidoreductase translates to MADSVRRVVVSGGSGGIGRAIVIALASEGYEVVALGRDSARLAALEREAGAYRLAVRTQVCDLRDEQQVVSVAERLEPVSVLVNNAGTARTAPLRGTGLELWEDQIRVNATSAFLLTRTLLDGMVERDHGRVVFIASTAALVGARYTAAYTASKHAMLGLARAVAAEVSGTGVTSNAVCPTFVRSPMTDRSVAHIVERTGRDAEQAEAALAAASPLGRLVEPEEVAAAVAYFVSPAARAVNGQTLTIDGGGIHS
- a CDS encoding AMP-binding protein, producing MSSLSPTGHVDTFTRDHLPPPDQWPVLSFDHGPSYPDRLNCAEELLDGTIAAHGAQRACLTGEDESWTYGELRDRVDRIAHVLVEETGLVPGRRVLLRGPNSPWTAACWLAVLKAGGVVVTVLPVLRATELATVLRAARVTHALCDARFLEDLSAACADVADEPGAAPTVLAYGGAGTDDLTVRAQRHPAPFTAVRVAADDACMIAYTSGTTGAPKGCVHFHRDVLMIADTYSARVLRPTPDDVFTGSPPFGFTFGLGGLLVFPLRAGASSVLLERPRPEALLDAVSERGATIVFTAPTAYRAMLARLDGHDLSGLRRCVSAGEHLPAATWQAWYEATGVRMLDGIGATEMLHIFVSSSDDRLRPGSTGVPVPGFTAAVLDDHGRPVPDGEPGHLAIRGPIGCRYLADERQTTYVRHGWNYTGDTYVRDEDGYLWYRARSDDMIVSAGYNISPAEVEEALLTAPEVEETAVVGVTDPERGQIARAYVVLREGTAPGDDTATRLKEHVRARISPYKTPRSIEFLAALPRTATGKLQRFKLREAP
- a CDS encoding acyl-CoA dehydrogenase family protein; its protein translation is MGFSLTDADRAFAEWVEVRAAELASSGSPQAPPGRVDRGLLRRLAGAGLLSALFPGAAGADGPPREAPATRICLLRERLARVDTHAETALALQGLGTYPILQSGTDEQRRRWIPAAASGTAVAAFALTEPGAGSDAAALALAASPHGDGWRLHGEKTWISNAPDADFYTVFARTTPDTRSRGVTAFLVPADRPGLSGTPLEMLSPHALGHLVLDGVPVGPDDVIGSPDQGFPVAMRTLDLFRPSVGAFAVGMADAALAAARAHTRDRHAFGGPLDRLQTVSHTLAEMATRTEAARLLVYSAAQEYDSGGDAVTVRSAMAKLFATETAQYVVDAAVQLHGARALERGHLLEHLYREVRAPRVYEGASEVQRQIIARHF
- a CDS encoding bifunctional salicylyl-CoA 5-hydroxylase/oxidoreductase; translation: MRIACVGGGPGGLYFAALAKRLGPAHEITVYERNAPDDTFGFGVVLSDETLGGIEHADPHVYAALSAEFARWDDIDIHYRGDVVTSGGHGFAAIGRRRLLQILRARCGALGVEVRTRTAAPPAAELARTHDLVVAADGANSATRAAHADAFGTTLDRRRNRFMWLGTDLVFDAFKFHVLETPHGVMQLHCYPYATDTSTFLVEMHEDVWRAAGFADLAAEQDPAPGASDTESVARCEKLFADVLDGHRLRPNHSRWQSFTTVRNATWRHGNTVLLGDAAHTAHFSIGSGTKLAMEDALALAACVHEHDTVAAALAAYEDERAPVVASTQRAAQASLEWFEDIDRHVGQEPVQFAFNLLTRSRRVTYDNLRLRDPEFVARVDDWFAGQVAGGGDTASDAFGAGTGPGASPPTAERRPPMFHPFRLGPTALVNRVVVSAMDMYSAVDGTPQDFHLVHLGGKALGGAGLVMTEMVCVSAEGRITPGCTGMYRPEHETAWRRVTDFVHEHSQARIGIQLGHSGRKGSTRVMWEGIDQPLAEDNWPVVAPSPLPYRPGVNQVPRELDAAAMAAIRDDFTAAARAADRAGFDLLELHCAHGYLLSSFLSPVTNHRSDRYGGDLRGRLRYPLEVLSAVREAWPGHKALTVRISATDWVEEGTTAEDAVAIARAFARAGADAIDVSTGQVTPDERPAFGRSYQVPFAERIRGEAGVPVIAVGAIASYDDVNSTVLAGRADLCALARPHLYDPHWTLHAAAEQGYTGPGATWPTPFRAGSRKPPTGRTDGPRPRLELLEGRTGTGTRHLRWRPGGGH
- a CDS encoding PaaX family transcriptional regulator C-terminal domain-containing protein, with protein sequence MTSNSEQAPPAATGDTERVNRRPRSLIVSFFGTYARDIGGWISVADLIALMAELGVDAPSVRSAVSRLKRRGLLVPERLGGVAGYRLSDEGRRILAEGDRRIFGHQVARVGDGWVLVVFSVPESERRRRHALRSRLTRLGFGTTAAGVWIAPAHMTDQARQALRDLGMDGYADLFHAAHLDFRDLGEAVAHWWDLPALQAMYQEFLSEHEPVLGAWRRAGAAGPHGASDPRAAAFADHLRTVDAWRRMPYLDPGLPPELLPGPWAGSRASRVFFDLHARLREPGLAHVRSVVSRG
- a CDS encoding RidA family protein, whose translation is MEPEPRPLPPEELPPNPMLPTPHTLINPPELGPPVGFSHAVVTAPGTLVHLAGQIGSGADGRVAAAGLTDQFDLALANVVTAVRAAGAAPEHLVSLTVYTTDVPGYRVAAGELGRVYRRHLGRHYPAMALFGVTDLYDPEALVELVGLAVIPD
- a CDS encoding glutamate-5-semialdehyde dehydrogenase gives rise to the protein MSDIEREVHAVAARAKDAAADLAPLSRAVKDAALLAVADNLVKRADEITAANAEDVERARAEGTTPAMIDRLTLTPQRVEAIADAVREIVELPDPVGESVRGGVLPNGLDLRQIRVPLGVIGIIYEGRPNVTVDAAALCLKSGNAVLLRGSSSAYASNSAIVAVLREALEGTGVPVDAVQLVPGRARESATALMRARGLVDVLIPRGGKTLIQSVVRDSTVPVIETGEGLCHVYVDADADLDKAVAIATNSKAQRCSVCNSAETLLVHADVAEAFLPRVLASLAEAGVTVHGDDRVRSVAAVHGSPATVVEATEEDWATEYLSMDLAVRVVPTIDDALAHIRRYSTQHTEAIVTDSLRESRYFVSRVDSAAVMVNASTRFTDGGEFGFGAEIGISTQKLHARGPMGLIEMTSTKYVVTGDGHLK